TAACTCAATGCCCCGCTTTCTTACACTTCGCATGGAGTTCATTATAATACTACCACGCCCGCCAAACTCGGCGGCGTGATGCTGGGCATGACCGGGGTGGGATTGATTGTCTCGAATCAACATCTTATCTCACGATCATCGGCTCGTGCGTGGCGTTCATTTTATACTTTTGGATGTTGTAACGAATTACCGTGACCAAAGCCTTGCTGTTGCTGCTGGTGACGCCACTCGTTGCCGTCACGTTGGGCAAGCTCGTCAACAATGAGGAATGGAATATGATTGGCGTCCTGAAGCTTGACCGCAAAAATGCCCTTGTGAGAATTTTCTGCTTGGCAAATTTAAAAAAATAAATCCTGCTGAGTCGCCTCCGGCGAGAGAATCATGCGCCGGGCCTCCCATTTTCCGGCCAAGGCCCGGCCGCCCTCGCTGCCTTCAAAAAGACTCATCAACGTGTCGTCCTGCAATTTGGCGCGATGCCGGCAGATCATGTGCAAACCGCGCCGGGTTTCATACGCCACTTTGAAATGCAGCTCATCATCAACTATTTTCACTTCTTCCAATTTTTGCCGGCGCATTTCGCCGATGTCATCACGCATAAAACCCTGCAGCCGGCCTTTTTTCACAGTTAAAACCAACGTCCACTGCCTCGGCTCATCACGACGGCTCTCTTGCAAGGCCATTCCCTGCCAAATGCCGAGCCAGGGTTGCAGTTCCGGATTATCCGCAGTTTGTCGCGAACCGGCGCAGCTTGTCAACACAAAAATTCCCACAACAAAAAAAACTTGACGTGTCATCGCACGATCTCCTATCGTTTTAAACTGATGTCCAATCAGTGTTTCATACCGTCATCAAATGCGCTTTGCGGCAGGCTATGGGGAGGCAGAGGCAAAATATGGCGTGAGTGTATCGATTATTTAAAAAAAGTAAATGTCATTCAGGATGATTTTTTAAAAGCCAGGATAATTGCAAGAAAAAAAGATGCTTTCAGCAGGGACATCTTTATCGCTTCATGCTCCTCAACTTCTGGCAGCGCGGGCAGTAAAAGCTGCTGCGACCGGCTTGAACGATTCGCCTGATTTTACCCGCGCATTTATGGCACGGCTCGCCGGCGCGATCGTACACCATCAGATGCTGTTGAAAATAGCCCATCTCACCGGCACTGTTGTAAAAATCGTTGAGCGTTGTGCCGCCAGTGGCAATGGCCAGCGTCAAGGTTTCGCGGACGGCCTGCACTAATTTTTCCCATTCCTGCCGGCACAATTGAGTGCTCGGCTTGCGAGGATTGATGCCGGCGCGGAACAGAGACTCGCTCGCATAAATATTGCCAACCCCCACGACGACGGCGGCGTCCATCAAAAAATTTTTTATCGGCCGCGACAGCCCGGCGGCACGCGCCTCGAGATACGTTGCCGTCAATTCCGGCGACAACGGCTCAGGACCGAGATTTTGAAAATGACGATAATTCTGCAATTCTCCCGGTGCGACGGCATCGACCAAGCCGAAACGGCGCGGATCGCAAAAACGCAGCTCGTGGCCGTTGTTGAAAACAAAACGGACATGATCGTGCTTTTGCAGCGGCCGCGTTTTTTCACAATAAAGCAAGCGCCCGCTCATGCCAAGATGAATGACGAGATGCGCGCGGTTCTGCAATTCACACAAAAGATATTTCGCCCGGCGCTGCAGCGCCGTCACTTGCTGGCCGATTGTCCATTTTTTAATCTTATAAATTTTTACGGGCTGGCGCAAACGCGTTTCGCGAATCTTGAACTGGCGAATGGTTTGTCCGATCAAGACACGTTCCAGCCCGCGGCGGATGGTTTCGACTTCGGGAAGCTCGGGCATCAGAATTCAAAAAAGAGAAAAAGATAAAACTGCAAAAAGGAAAGGCAGCGCGATTACATTTTGTAGCCGAACTTTCGCAGCAACCCTTTGCGCTCGGCGATTTCCTTTTCACTTTCAACACCGAGCGGGCTGCTGCCGTCAACGACGCCGATGATGCCGCGGCCCTGTGCCGTTTCGACGAGCAGAACTTCGACGGGATTGGCGGTGGCGCAATAAATCCGGCACACTTCCGGCGCGTTCTGCACCGCTTTCAGCACGTTGATGGGAAAAACATTGCCGAGAAAAATGATGAAACTGTGTCCGGCGCCGATGGCCTGCGCATTCTTTTTCGCCAGGTCGATGCACTGTTCGTCGGTTCCGCTCCAGCGCACCAGGCACGGGCCGCTGGCTTCACAAAACGCCACGCCGAACTTGATCCCCGGCACGGCGCCGACCAGCGCTTCGTGAAGGTCTTCGACAGTTTTAATAAAATGCGATTGCCCCAGGATGAAGTTCATCGTTTCCGGCTTTTCGATGCGAACGATCTTGATTTCCTGTGCACTCATGATTCATCTCCTTTGTTCGTGATAAAGCACAACAAAAAGTTGAAAGATCACCAATACAACGCCGGCATAAATGAGTAGTTGCCGTGAGGCAAAAAATACGGCCTCACCGAACAGCAGCGTCAACACGCCGACGTACATGGGATTAACCGTGGCGGCGCCGGGTAAGATCACGGTGAAGAGCAAGGTTTTTAACGCGGTCATGAGGTCTTGAAGTTTAAAATGACATCAGAATGATCGTGACTTGCATTTGCCGTCATTTGCTCGTAAATCTCGCTGGCGCATAAGTTTCCAAAATTCCCTTTTCCATCATTATTTTTTCGATGCCGGCGCGATCCATCGGCACAAATTCGGACAAAATCTCTTTGCCGGTTTCAGTGATGACGATGGCGTCTTCGAGGCGGATGTAGATTTTTTCCTCCGGCACACGCAACGCCGGTTCGATGGTGAAGACCATGCCGGCTTGCAACGGCCCGGTGTGGGTGCCAACATCATGTGTCGCCATGCCAACCCAATGCCCCATGGAAGTTTCGGGATTTTTGGCAGAATGGCGATAGGATTCGACAAACTCGCGGCCGGCTTTTTCATAATGCGGTTTGGAAAATTTGGCTTGCTTCAAAATCTCGTCCATGACTTTGACCGCATCCTGCTTGATTGTCGCCGCCGTCACGCCGGGGCGAATCGCGTTGAGAATCGCTTGATAGCAGCCGAGATAAAAATCATACAGCTCGCGCTGCCAGGCGTTGAACTTGCCATTGACCGGCCACATCCGCGTCACGTCGCTCATGTAGTAGCCGACGTCCGGCGCAAAATCCATCAACAGAAAATCGCCATCCTGCATTTGGCGCTTGCCGGCGTGGTAATGAGGATACCACGCATTCGTGGCACTGGCGACGAGAGAATAATACGCCTCGCCCTGCGCGCCATTGCGATAGTAGATAAATTTCGCCATCGCATCCAGCTCGTATTCAAACATGCCGGGCTTGGTGGAGCGCATGCCTTCCATCAGCGCCCAGCCGGAAAGTTGCGTGGCCTTGCGAATCAGCGCGATCTCCGCCGGGCTTTTGATGAGACGAAGCTGATCCAAAATCGGCGTGAGATTGTTGATTTCGAAATGGGGAAAACGGCTGCGGAGCAAATGCACAAAGTGCCCTTCGCGGGAGGGGCGGCCATCCCAGGGATCGTTCGCCATGTCGCCGACCGCGCGCAGCGCCAAATCCCGGCTGGTGGCAAAACCTTCCGCGGGACTGAACGGCGTGAAAAGTTTTTGTTTCGCCATGGTCCGGGCATATCGCGCCAGATGCTCGCCGAGCATTTCAGTCGCATAAACCGCTTCGATGCCGCTGAGCTGCTTTACCAATTCGGCATCTTCGGCGGAAAGCAATTTGCCTTCGCTGCGCTCGCGGCTTTCGTTGCGGTGCGGCAGATAAAGCGAAGCCCGGCGCTGGGCGCCATCGAGCAGCAAATACGCATGCGGCACTTCAATGCCGCAGAGATAATAAAACTCATTCGATTGCCGAAAGCGCACATAACCAACCGGACTGGGCGCGCCCTGCAAAACGGCCAACCCGTTCGCGCCGATGGCATCATACACTGCACTGCGGCGCCTGGCAAATTCCTCCGGCGTAAAATCCTTGGTGAAAAGCGGCACGCCCTCTTGGCCAAAAGTCAAGCCCGCCCAAATGAGAACAGTAAGCGAGACGGCCATTTGAATTTTATTGCTGCGATGCTGGTTTATATTTCCTCCGTGTGGTCTCGAGTTCATAAAAATGATAAGCAAATTTCGGAAAAATGCAAGTGGCTTCGAAAATAAGAATGATGGTAAACGGAACATACATCGTACCCCCTGCTGATCCATGAGAAGACGGGAGGAGAAACTGTACATACTTGGTGGCAGCAGCACATGAGGTAAGTCCGCCGTGAGCGTAGCGAACAAGGACTTACCTCATGTGCTGCCTGAGCAACCAGCTTTGGCTTTCTTTGACAAACTGAGTACCCTACGGGGAATTTTTCCGGTTGGTTGATTGTTTTTAATCAATTGAACTCAAATCATGAAACCGGAGAAAAAGCCGGCCCGGGCAATTACCGAAGACCAGCGGCAACAGGTGATTGAACTCAAACACCGGCTCCCCACCTGGGGTGCACAACGATTGAAACGCGATTGCGATTTGACGCTTGGCGAAAAAGCCATTCGTCGGATTTGGCATCAAGCAAACTTGCTGAAGCGCAAACGGCGAAAACCTCGCACCAAAGCGGGATGCAGTTTATTGCGTTTGCCGGGGAACGCGCGTTGAATTATTCCACGCTCTTTGCTGAAATACTCATCGCCCATCTGCAAGGTTGTGGGGTCTTGCTGCAAGACTGGCGCTTTCAAACCGACAATGGCAGCGAGTTTATTGATGCGTGGAACGCCGCCGAAGACAGTGCTTTTACCAAAGCCGTTGAGGCGGTCAAGGGGTTGGTTCATCAGACCATTCCGTCCGTGCGCATACCTGGCAGGCCGATGTCGAAACCGTTCACAGTCTCATCGAAGATGAGTTCTATTGCGTTGAGAGGTTTCATTCACGTTCGCATTTTTTGGCCAGGGCTGTGGAGCCTGTCATGTGTGGTTCAACGTAGCGCGCCAGAACAGTTCCAAAGGCCATAAAACCCCGTGGGAAATTGTCAAGGAACGTCAAGCGAACATTCATCCGGCCGTGGCCGCCTGGCAACCCGTTTTTCTCGACGAAATTTGGCGATCAAAACTTGACACTGAGCCAAAAAAGGGGGTACGATGTTATTCCGCAGCCCTAATTTGTAAACCAACGTCATTTGCCGCTAAAACCACAAGCCCTGTGTTTCTTCAATTGGTAAGATGAAATCATGAAAAAGAC
This candidate division KSB1 bacterium DNA region includes the following protein-coding sequences:
- the mutM gene encoding bifunctional DNA-formamidopyrimidine glycosylase/DNA-(apurinic or apyrimidinic site) lyase; the encoded protein is MPELPEVETIRRGLERVLIGQTIRQFKIRETRLRQPVKIYKIKKWTIGQQVTALQRRAKYLLCELQNRAHLVIHLGMSGRLLYCEKTRPLQKHDHVRFVFNNGHELRFCDPRRFGLVDAVAPGELQNYRHFQNLGPEPLSPELTATYLEARAAGLSRPIKNFLMDAAVVVGVGNIYASESLFRAGINPRKPSTQLCRQEWEKLVQAVRETLTLAIATGGTTLNDFYNSAGEMGYFQQHLMVYDRAGEPCHKCAGKIRRIVQAGRSSFYCPRCQKLRSMKR
- a CDS encoding adenosine-specific kinase — translated: MSAQEIKIVRIEKPETMNFILGQSHFIKTVEDLHEALVGAVPGIKFGVAFCEASGPCLVRWSGTDEQCIDLAKKNAQAIGAGHSFIIFLGNVFPINVLKAVQNAPEVCRIYCATANPVEVLLVETAQGRGIIGVVDGSSPLGVESEKEIAERKGLLRKFGYKM
- a CDS encoding Xaa-Pro peptidase family protein, coding for MAVSLTVLIWAGLTFGQEGVPLFTKDFTPEEFARRRSAVYDAIGANGLAVLQGAPSPVGYVRFRQSNEFYYLCGIEVPHAYLLLDGAQRRASLYLPHRNESRERSEGKLLSAEDAELVKQLSGIEAVYATEMLGEHLARYARTMAKQKLFTPFSPAEGFATSRDLALRAVGDMANDPWDGRPSREGHFVHLLRSRFPHFEINNLTPILDQLRLIKSPAEIALIRKATQLSGWALMEGMRSTKPGMFEYELDAMAKFIYYRNGAQGEAYYSLVASATNAWYPHYHAGKRQMQDGDFLLMDFAPDVGYYMSDVTRMWPVNGKFNAWQRELYDFYLGCYQAILNAIRPGVTAATIKQDAVKVMDEILKQAKFSKPHYEKAGREFVESYRHSAKNPETSMGHWVGMATHDVGTHTGPLQAGMVFTIEPALRVPEEKIYIRLEDAIVITETGKEILSEFVPMDRAGIEKIMMEKGILETYAPARFTSK